A region from the Manihot esculenta cultivar AM560-2 chromosome 13, M.esculenta_v8, whole genome shotgun sequence genome encodes:
- the LOC110629719 gene encoding importin-5-like isoform X2 — protein sequence MIPSDITMSEEKEREDAMQDLMTRVMETLILEDELAFDKSDEKYAQMAFEDLIEITKESPHLMLPHINELFQFVYQILGKSEFERKTRFLAQELMGLLVMHYRDEEPVLIQTGIFISGIVSMLENIDDDPSWDGNDNFEDDSRVFVEGVEKLARFAPAIGGQFILEKYSLLFEWHFFSEEWQNRHAAVVSHSIIARNCPKESINKLDLLVERPIEAINDTHYRVCWAAINAIEVFSKNLNPEFQFQYYEKVLPALTKALNFSSHPSIQVQAASTLFHFGKYCTSDLLTPYMDEIVSKLLRCLQRGKQQLKEEALTAIASLALSLEDLFQPHYKTVMPHLKVIMMKAATGSNGMLLLKSIECITTVGLAAGKKDFSDDIPMVVQTLISLHESKIEREDPLRSQVLLAWGRLCKCLGQEFQPYLCVIVPRSIQSAQLQCHVTSPQYSESKKSLQSLGDERTDIKGEVLKEKAKGCKLLCTSATELVEHFHLWIDEVAQTLVPLINFDLHEEVRKVSVMAMPKILRSSKAAIEKGYVQGYQELPFENLCSYIISALTEALDKEQLMEIQLTTLESLEECMEMSEPTLKKEQIKRFLYIILKILISSSTTSRSGVENEQIEKIHSKAGDCLITFTEIYKASLSQFFDQILSCMPYMWENDRKPKERRTAFRIFSDVVEKCQEEALKYCEGSLRFLIDACYEMNPEIQKIVAQCIGVSASFGGAIFKSHMKEALGGLNSIMQNPETLHPDYLPAHAAAVSALGKICLYHHEELNEEFGIWISHLPIMNDLYQARVVHNQLCLMVNKFSEELIHNENTHLSKIISVFAEILWAGDTLASTETVNRVIEQLKHLQRNLPPNTWVSILSSLVHSRAKLLQLKLSA from the exons ATGATTCCATCTGACATCACGATGAGTGAAGAAAAAGAACGCGAAGATGCCATGCAAGACCTGATGACAAGAGTAATGGAAACCCTCATCTTAGAGGACGAATTGGCCTTCGATAAGAGTGACGAAAAGTATGCACAGATGGCATTTGAGGATTTGATTGAGATAACCAAGGAAAGTCCACATTTGATGTTGCCCCATATTAATGAATTATTTCAATTTGTTTATCAAATCTTGGGAAAATCTGAATTTGAAAGGAAAACAAGGTTTCTTGCTCAGGAACTTATGGGGCTACTTGTTATGCATTATAGAGATGAGGAGCCAGTGCTTATCCAAACTGGGATTTTTATTTCTGGAATAGTTTCTATGCTTGAGAATATTGATGATGACCCTTCTTGGGATGGGAACGACAATTTTGAAGATGATTCGAGGGTATTTGTTGAAGGAGTAGAAAAATTGGCTCGATTTGCACCTGCTATTGGTGGCCAatttattttggagaaataCAGTTTACTGTTTGAATGGCACTTCTTTTCTGAGGAATGGCAAAACCGGCATGCTGCTGTTGTATCACACTCCATCATTGCAAGAAATTGCCCAAAG GAATCAATAAATAAGTTGGATCTGTTGGTAGAAAGACCCATAGAAGCCATTAATGACACCCACTATCGAGTGTGTTGGGCGGCTATTAACGCAATTGAGGTGTTCTCCAAGAATTTGAACCCTGAATTTCAGTTTCAGTATTATGAAAAAGTGCTGCCTGCTTTGACAAAAGCTTTGAATTTTTCCTCGCATCCCAGTATTCAG GTACAAGCTGCTAGCACGCTGTTTCACTTTGGTAAGTATTGCACTTCAGATCTGTTGACACCTTACATGGATGAAATTGTCAGTAAACTTCTTAGATGCCTACAG AGAGGGAAGCAACAGTTGAAAGAGGAGGCTTTAACAGCAATAGCATCACTTGCCTTGTCATTAGAG GATCTTTTTCAACCACATTACAAAACTGTCATGCCTCATTTGAAAGTTATAATGATGAAAGCAGCCACTGGGTCCAACGGCATGCTTCTTCTTAAATCTATTGAATGCATTACTACGGTTGGACTGGCTGCTGGGAAGAAGGATTTCAGTGATGATATTCCAATG GTTGTGCAAACACTTATCTCCTTGCATGAAtctaaaatagagagagaagatCCATTGAGAAGTCAAGTGTTACTA GCATGGGGCAGACTATGTAAATGCTTAGGCCAAGAGTTTCAACCTTACTTGTGTGTCATTGTTCCTCGTTCTATTCAATCTGCTCAACTTCAGTGCCATGTCACTTCACCTCAGTATTCTGAAAGTAAAAAATCATTGCAAAG TCTTGGAGATGAAAGGACTGATATCAAAGGAGAGGTCCTCAAGGAGAAAGCCAAAGGTTGTAAATTGCTATGTACCTCTGCTACTGAGTTGGTGGAACACTTTCATTTATGGATTGATGAg GTTGCTCAAACTTTAGTCCCACTTATAAATTTTGATCTCCATGAAGAAGTCAGAAAGGTTTCTGTTATGG CCATGCCAAAAATATTGAGATCATCTAAAGCAGCAATTGAGAAAGGTTATGTTCAGGGATATCAGGAATTGCCTTTTGAGAATTTATGTTCCTACATTATATCAGCTTTAACGGAAGCTCTTGACAAG GAGCAACTGATGGAAATTCAATTAACAACTTTAGAGTCACTAGAAGAATGCATGGAG ATGTCCGAACCTACCCTCAAGAAAGAACAGATCAAACGTTTCTTGTATATAATATTGAAGATTCTCATATCCAGTTCTACCACTTCAAGGAGTGGAGTAGAAAATGAGCAAATAGAAAAAATTCATAGCAAG GCTGGTGATTGTTTAATTACTTTCACTGAAATATATAAGGCTTCCTTATCCCAATTCTTTGACCAGATCTTATCATGCATGCCATATATGTGG GAGAATGATAGAAAACCAAAAGAGAGAAGAACTGCCTTTCGTATCTTCAGTGATGTTGTAGAGAAATGCCAAGAAGAAGCATTGAA GTACTGTGAAGGTAGTCTTAGATTCCTAATTGATGCCTGCTATGAGATGAACCCAGAAATTCAAAAG ATAGTCGCACAGTGTATTGGTGTTAGTGCATCATTTGGTGGAGCAATATTTAAATCTCACATGAAAG AGGCTCTTGGCGGTCTGAATTCCATCATGCAGAATCCAGAGACACTGCATCCAGATTACTTACCAGCCCATGCTGCAGCTGTTTCAGCTCTCGGGAAAATATGCCTTTACCATCACGAGGAACTCAATGAA GAATTTGGCATATGGATAAGCCATTTGCCAATAATGAATGATCTATATCAGGCCAGAGTTGTCCATAATCAGCTTTGTTTGATGGTTAATAA GTTCAGTGAAGAACTTATTCATAATGAAAATACTCATCTATCCAAAATCATTTCAGTCTTCGCAGAG
- the LOC110629719 gene encoding importin-5-like isoform X3 encodes MIPSDITMSEEKEREDAMQDLMTRVMETLILEDELAFDKSDEKYAQMAFEDLIEITKESPHLMLPHINELFQFVYQILGKSEFERKTRFLAQELMGLLVMHYRDEEPVLIQTGIFISGIVSMLENIDDDPSWDGNDNFEDDSRVFVEGVEKLARFAPAIGGQFILEKYSLLFEWHFFSEEWQNRHAAVVSHSIIARNCPKESINKLDLLVERPIEAINDTHYRVCWAAINAIEVFSKNLNPEFQFQYYEKVLPALTKALNFSSHPSIQVQAASTLFHFGKYCTSDLLTPYMDEIVSKLLRCLQRGKQQLKEEALTAIASLALSLEFFQDLFQPHYKTVMPHLKVIMMKAATGSNGMLLLKSIECITTVGLAAGKKDFSDDIPMAWGRLCKCLGQEFQPYLCVIVPRSIQSAQLQCHVTSPQYSESKKSLQSLGDERTDIKGEVLKEKAKGCKLLCTSATELVEHFHLWIDEVAQTLVPLINFDLHEEVRKVSVMAMPKILRSSKAAIEKGYVQGYQELPFENLCSYIISALTEALDKEQLMEIQLTTLESLEECMEMSEPTLKKEQIKRFLYIILKILISSSTTSRSGVENEQIEKIHSKAGDCLITFTEIYKASLSQFFDQILSCMPYMWENDRKPKERRTAFRIFSDVVEKCQEEALKYCEGSLRFLIDACYEMNPEIQKIVAQCIGVSASFGGAIFKSHMKEALGGLNSIMQNPETLHPDYLPAHAAAVSALGKICLYHHEELNEEFGIWISHLPIMNDLYQARVVHNQLCLMVNKFSEELIHNENTHLSKIISVFAEILWAGDTLASTETVNRVIEQLKHLQRNLPPNTWVSILSSLVHSRAKLLQLKLSA; translated from the exons ATGATTCCATCTGACATCACGATGAGTGAAGAAAAAGAACGCGAAGATGCCATGCAAGACCTGATGACAAGAGTAATGGAAACCCTCATCTTAGAGGACGAATTGGCCTTCGATAAGAGTGACGAAAAGTATGCACAGATGGCATTTGAGGATTTGATTGAGATAACCAAGGAAAGTCCACATTTGATGTTGCCCCATATTAATGAATTATTTCAATTTGTTTATCAAATCTTGGGAAAATCTGAATTTGAAAGGAAAACAAGGTTTCTTGCTCAGGAACTTATGGGGCTACTTGTTATGCATTATAGAGATGAGGAGCCAGTGCTTATCCAAACTGGGATTTTTATTTCTGGAATAGTTTCTATGCTTGAGAATATTGATGATGACCCTTCTTGGGATGGGAACGACAATTTTGAAGATGATTCGAGGGTATTTGTTGAAGGAGTAGAAAAATTGGCTCGATTTGCACCTGCTATTGGTGGCCAatttattttggagaaataCAGTTTACTGTTTGAATGGCACTTCTTTTCTGAGGAATGGCAAAACCGGCATGCTGCTGTTGTATCACACTCCATCATTGCAAGAAATTGCCCAAAG GAATCAATAAATAAGTTGGATCTGTTGGTAGAAAGACCCATAGAAGCCATTAATGACACCCACTATCGAGTGTGTTGGGCGGCTATTAACGCAATTGAGGTGTTCTCCAAGAATTTGAACCCTGAATTTCAGTTTCAGTATTATGAAAAAGTGCTGCCTGCTTTGACAAAAGCTTTGAATTTTTCCTCGCATCCCAGTATTCAG GTACAAGCTGCTAGCACGCTGTTTCACTTTGGTAAGTATTGCACTTCAGATCTGTTGACACCTTACATGGATGAAATTGTCAGTAAACTTCTTAGATGCCTACAG AGAGGGAAGCAACAGTTGAAAGAGGAGGCTTTAACAGCAATAGCATCACTTGCCTTGTCATTAGAG TTTTTTCAGGATCTTTTTCAACCACATTACAAAACTGTCATGCCTCATTTGAAAGTTATAATGATGAAAGCAGCCACTGGGTCCAACGGCATGCTTCTTCTTAAATCTATTGAATGCATTACTACGGTTGGACTGGCTGCTGGGAAGAAGGATTTCAGTGATGATATTCCAATG GCATGGGGCAGACTATGTAAATGCTTAGGCCAAGAGTTTCAACCTTACTTGTGTGTCATTGTTCCTCGTTCTATTCAATCTGCTCAACTTCAGTGCCATGTCACTTCACCTCAGTATTCTGAAAGTAAAAAATCATTGCAAAG TCTTGGAGATGAAAGGACTGATATCAAAGGAGAGGTCCTCAAGGAGAAAGCCAAAGGTTGTAAATTGCTATGTACCTCTGCTACTGAGTTGGTGGAACACTTTCATTTATGGATTGATGAg GTTGCTCAAACTTTAGTCCCACTTATAAATTTTGATCTCCATGAAGAAGTCAGAAAGGTTTCTGTTATGG CCATGCCAAAAATATTGAGATCATCTAAAGCAGCAATTGAGAAAGGTTATGTTCAGGGATATCAGGAATTGCCTTTTGAGAATTTATGTTCCTACATTATATCAGCTTTAACGGAAGCTCTTGACAAG GAGCAACTGATGGAAATTCAATTAACAACTTTAGAGTCACTAGAAGAATGCATGGAG ATGTCCGAACCTACCCTCAAGAAAGAACAGATCAAACGTTTCTTGTATATAATATTGAAGATTCTCATATCCAGTTCTACCACTTCAAGGAGTGGAGTAGAAAATGAGCAAATAGAAAAAATTCATAGCAAG GCTGGTGATTGTTTAATTACTTTCACTGAAATATATAAGGCTTCCTTATCCCAATTCTTTGACCAGATCTTATCATGCATGCCATATATGTGG GAGAATGATAGAAAACCAAAAGAGAGAAGAACTGCCTTTCGTATCTTCAGTGATGTTGTAGAGAAATGCCAAGAAGAAGCATTGAA GTACTGTGAAGGTAGTCTTAGATTCCTAATTGATGCCTGCTATGAGATGAACCCAGAAATTCAAAAG ATAGTCGCACAGTGTATTGGTGTTAGTGCATCATTTGGTGGAGCAATATTTAAATCTCACATGAAAG AGGCTCTTGGCGGTCTGAATTCCATCATGCAGAATCCAGAGACACTGCATCCAGATTACTTACCAGCCCATGCTGCAGCTGTTTCAGCTCTCGGGAAAATATGCCTTTACCATCACGAGGAACTCAATGAA GAATTTGGCATATGGATAAGCCATTTGCCAATAATGAATGATCTATATCAGGCCAGAGTTGTCCATAATCAGCTTTGTTTGATGGTTAATAA GTTCAGTGAAGAACTTATTCATAATGAAAATACTCATCTATCCAAAATCATTTCAGTCTTCGCAGAG
- the LOC110629719 gene encoding importin-5-like isoform X1, giving the protein MIPSDITMSEEKEREDAMQDLMTRVMETLILEDELAFDKSDEKYAQMAFEDLIEITKESPHLMLPHINELFQFVYQILGKSEFERKTRFLAQELMGLLVMHYRDEEPVLIQTGIFISGIVSMLENIDDDPSWDGNDNFEDDSRVFVEGVEKLARFAPAIGGQFILEKYSLLFEWHFFSEEWQNRHAAVVSHSIIARNCPKESINKLDLLVERPIEAINDTHYRVCWAAINAIEVFSKNLNPEFQFQYYEKVLPALTKALNFSSHPSIQVQAASTLFHFGKYCTSDLLTPYMDEIVSKLLRCLQRGKQQLKEEALTAIASLALSLEFFQDLFQPHYKTVMPHLKVIMMKAATGSNGMLLLKSIECITTVGLAAGKKDFSDDIPMVVQTLISLHESKIEREDPLRSQVLLAWGRLCKCLGQEFQPYLCVIVPRSIQSAQLQCHVTSPQYSESKKSLQSLGDERTDIKGEVLKEKAKGCKLLCTSATELVEHFHLWIDEVAQTLVPLINFDLHEEVRKVSVMAMPKILRSSKAAIEKGYVQGYQELPFENLCSYIISALTEALDKEQLMEIQLTTLESLEECMEMSEPTLKKEQIKRFLYIILKILISSSTTSRSGVENEQIEKIHSKAGDCLITFTEIYKASLSQFFDQILSCMPYMWENDRKPKERRTAFRIFSDVVEKCQEEALKYCEGSLRFLIDACYEMNPEIQKIVAQCIGVSASFGGAIFKSHMKEALGGLNSIMQNPETLHPDYLPAHAAAVSALGKICLYHHEELNEEFGIWISHLPIMNDLYQARVVHNQLCLMVNKFSEELIHNENTHLSKIISVFAEILWAGDTLASTETVNRVIEQLKHLQRNLPPNTWVSILSSLVHSRAKLLQLKLSA; this is encoded by the exons ATGATTCCATCTGACATCACGATGAGTGAAGAAAAAGAACGCGAAGATGCCATGCAAGACCTGATGACAAGAGTAATGGAAACCCTCATCTTAGAGGACGAATTGGCCTTCGATAAGAGTGACGAAAAGTATGCACAGATGGCATTTGAGGATTTGATTGAGATAACCAAGGAAAGTCCACATTTGATGTTGCCCCATATTAATGAATTATTTCAATTTGTTTATCAAATCTTGGGAAAATCTGAATTTGAAAGGAAAACAAGGTTTCTTGCTCAGGAACTTATGGGGCTACTTGTTATGCATTATAGAGATGAGGAGCCAGTGCTTATCCAAACTGGGATTTTTATTTCTGGAATAGTTTCTATGCTTGAGAATATTGATGATGACCCTTCTTGGGATGGGAACGACAATTTTGAAGATGATTCGAGGGTATTTGTTGAAGGAGTAGAAAAATTGGCTCGATTTGCACCTGCTATTGGTGGCCAatttattttggagaaataCAGTTTACTGTTTGAATGGCACTTCTTTTCTGAGGAATGGCAAAACCGGCATGCTGCTGTTGTATCACACTCCATCATTGCAAGAAATTGCCCAAAG GAATCAATAAATAAGTTGGATCTGTTGGTAGAAAGACCCATAGAAGCCATTAATGACACCCACTATCGAGTGTGTTGGGCGGCTATTAACGCAATTGAGGTGTTCTCCAAGAATTTGAACCCTGAATTTCAGTTTCAGTATTATGAAAAAGTGCTGCCTGCTTTGACAAAAGCTTTGAATTTTTCCTCGCATCCCAGTATTCAG GTACAAGCTGCTAGCACGCTGTTTCACTTTGGTAAGTATTGCACTTCAGATCTGTTGACACCTTACATGGATGAAATTGTCAGTAAACTTCTTAGATGCCTACAG AGAGGGAAGCAACAGTTGAAAGAGGAGGCTTTAACAGCAATAGCATCACTTGCCTTGTCATTAGAG TTTTTTCAGGATCTTTTTCAACCACATTACAAAACTGTCATGCCTCATTTGAAAGTTATAATGATGAAAGCAGCCACTGGGTCCAACGGCATGCTTCTTCTTAAATCTATTGAATGCATTACTACGGTTGGACTGGCTGCTGGGAAGAAGGATTTCAGTGATGATATTCCAATG GTTGTGCAAACACTTATCTCCTTGCATGAAtctaaaatagagagagaagatCCATTGAGAAGTCAAGTGTTACTA GCATGGGGCAGACTATGTAAATGCTTAGGCCAAGAGTTTCAACCTTACTTGTGTGTCATTGTTCCTCGTTCTATTCAATCTGCTCAACTTCAGTGCCATGTCACTTCACCTCAGTATTCTGAAAGTAAAAAATCATTGCAAAG TCTTGGAGATGAAAGGACTGATATCAAAGGAGAGGTCCTCAAGGAGAAAGCCAAAGGTTGTAAATTGCTATGTACCTCTGCTACTGAGTTGGTGGAACACTTTCATTTATGGATTGATGAg GTTGCTCAAACTTTAGTCCCACTTATAAATTTTGATCTCCATGAAGAAGTCAGAAAGGTTTCTGTTATGG CCATGCCAAAAATATTGAGATCATCTAAAGCAGCAATTGAGAAAGGTTATGTTCAGGGATATCAGGAATTGCCTTTTGAGAATTTATGTTCCTACATTATATCAGCTTTAACGGAAGCTCTTGACAAG GAGCAACTGATGGAAATTCAATTAACAACTTTAGAGTCACTAGAAGAATGCATGGAG ATGTCCGAACCTACCCTCAAGAAAGAACAGATCAAACGTTTCTTGTATATAATATTGAAGATTCTCATATCCAGTTCTACCACTTCAAGGAGTGGAGTAGAAAATGAGCAAATAGAAAAAATTCATAGCAAG GCTGGTGATTGTTTAATTACTTTCACTGAAATATATAAGGCTTCCTTATCCCAATTCTTTGACCAGATCTTATCATGCATGCCATATATGTGG GAGAATGATAGAAAACCAAAAGAGAGAAGAACTGCCTTTCGTATCTTCAGTGATGTTGTAGAGAAATGCCAAGAAGAAGCATTGAA GTACTGTGAAGGTAGTCTTAGATTCCTAATTGATGCCTGCTATGAGATGAACCCAGAAATTCAAAAG ATAGTCGCACAGTGTATTGGTGTTAGTGCATCATTTGGTGGAGCAATATTTAAATCTCACATGAAAG AGGCTCTTGGCGGTCTGAATTCCATCATGCAGAATCCAGAGACACTGCATCCAGATTACTTACCAGCCCATGCTGCAGCTGTTTCAGCTCTCGGGAAAATATGCCTTTACCATCACGAGGAACTCAATGAA GAATTTGGCATATGGATAAGCCATTTGCCAATAATGAATGATCTATATCAGGCCAGAGTTGTCCATAATCAGCTTTGTTTGATGGTTAATAA GTTCAGTGAAGAACTTATTCATAATGAAAATACTCATCTATCCAAAATCATTTCAGTCTTCGCAGAG